In the Vogesella sp. XCS3 genome, TTAGTGCTATCAAGCTGTTTCCCGCTTTGCTGCCCGATAACGTGGAAGACTTGGCGCAGGGCTACCAGCTGGCTCGCGGCGGCATGGATCGTGTCGCACAGAAAGACTGCCAGTGGTTGGTGCTGAAACCCAGGGACGTGGCCGGGCGCTACACCCAGCGTTTCTGTATCGACCCGCAAAGTGCGCTGCCGCTGAAAGTGGTGACGGCCACTGCCAAGGGCGAGGTGGTGGAGCAGTTTGCCTTTACCGAGCTGCAGCTGCAGCCGCCAAAGGATAAATCCCAGCTCAAGCCGCGTTACAAGCAAAGCCTGGCGCTGGGCAAGGTAGGTGGTGTGCAGCAGGGTATGCAGCCTATGCACGACATCAAGGGCTTGCCTAGTGGCTTTCGCATGGTGCGCTTTGTGAACCGCCCGCTGCCCGGCCATGAAAAAGCCGTACAGCACTACGTGTTCTCTGACGGTTTTGCCAAGGTGTCGCTATTTGTCGAGGCGGCCAGCGGCGAGGGCGTCAACCAGAGCTCGGCCACCGCGCCCAACGGCATTGGCGTGGCCTCGCGCCAGAGCGGGGACATGTTGCTGACGGTGGTGGGCGATCTGCCCGAAGCCGGCCTGCAGTCCGTGCTGAAGAACATCCGCCTGACGGCACGGTAAATGATAGAAACCGAAGCGCGCGTGCTGTCCGTGGAGCCCGGCTTTGCCTGGGTAGAACCACGGCCGCACTCGCCCTGCGGGCAGTGCCATCCGGAGCACGGCTGCCGCTCTTTGCAAATGGCACGCATGTTTGCCTTGCGCGAGCCGCGCTTTCGGGTGCTGGACCCGCTGGGCGTTGCCCCGGGGCAGCGCGTGAATATCGCCGTCCCGGAGTCGGGGGTGTTGCGTAGTGCCGGCATGCTGTACGTGTTGCCAGTACTGGCGCTGATCGCAGGCGCCATGTTGGGCAGCCGTTACGGCGACACCATTGCTGCGCTGCTGGCGCTGGTTTGTTTGTTGTTCACTTTGGGCTGTGTGCATCTTTATGCACGGCGCTTGGCGGCAGATGTCCGCTATCAGCCGCATATTGCCAGCCTTGTCGATGTTCAGACTGTTTCCATGGAGTTTGTCAAAACATGCCGATCAAGAAGCTGATTGTCTCTTCCATGA is a window encoding:
- a CDS encoding SoxR reducing system RseC family protein is translated as MIETEARVLSVEPGFAWVEPRPHSPCGQCHPEHGCRSLQMARMFALREPRFRVLDPLGVAPGQRVNIAVPESGVLRSAGMLYVLPVLALIAGAMLGSRYGDTIAALLALVCLLFTLGCVHLYARRLAADVRYQPHIASLVDVQTVSMEFVKTCRSRS
- a CDS encoding MucB/RseB C-terminal domain-containing protein, yielding MRVIAACVVAALPLAALADDDWALLDKAAEAAVNLPLAATYMHQLGGELETFRLQRVVESGVVRERRESLDGMPREIVRVGNELTCYAPDAKSLNAAKLSAIKLFPALLPDNVEDLAQGYQLARGGMDRVAQKDCQWLVLKPRDVAGRYTQRFCIDPQSALPLKVVTATAKGEVVEQFAFTELQLQPPKDKSQLKPRYKQSLALGKVGGVQQGMQPMHDIKGLPSGFRMVRFVNRPLPGHEKAVQHYVFSDGFAKVSLFVEAASGEGVNQSSATAPNGIGVASRQSGDMLLTVVGDLPEAGLQSVLKNIRLTAR